A window of Aeromicrobium sp. Root236 contains these coding sequences:
- a CDS encoding putative Ig domain-containing protein — protein MSPTLPDGVVYTAYTAHTLAFGGDGPITWSIASGALPTGVTFSSAGNFAGTPTSVGTSTFTVRATDGDTTQTLPISITIKPMTITTSSLPQAPVYAAYKQAFTVLGGKKTYVWKVAAGSTLPKGLYLSTAGVLSGTPTVMGSTTVTIQVTDAARPANVATKTFTINVVPMSVATSSLPAAPVGRTYSTTLKTSGGKPTLKWVITSGALPAGLKLASGGQITGVPTTVGTSTFTVLVTDAAVPHGTASATLSLTVTPMSIVTTSLPAGTAKRYYTTKLAFSGGKGTLVSTISAGALPPGVRLATSGTISGTPTAAGTYTFTVSVRDASTPANVATRTLTLTIG, from the coding sequence GTGAGCCCGACGCTGCCCGATGGCGTCGTATACACCGCCTACACCGCGCACACCCTCGCCTTTGGCGGAGACGGCCCCATCACGTGGTCCATCGCGTCTGGCGCACTCCCCACCGGGGTCACGTTCTCCTCCGCCGGCAACTTCGCCGGTACGCCGACGAGCGTGGGCACCTCGACCTTCACCGTCCGGGCGACCGACGGCGACACGACGCAAACGCTCCCGATCAGCATCACGATCAAACCGATGACGATCACGACCAGCTCGCTGCCACAAGCGCCGGTCTATGCCGCCTACAAGCAGGCGTTCACCGTGCTCGGCGGCAAGAAGACGTACGTCTGGAAGGTCGCCGCAGGCAGCACCTTGCCGAAGGGGTTGTACCTCAGCACCGCGGGAGTCCTGTCGGGTACGCCCACCGTGATGGGTTCGACCACCGTCACGATTCAGGTCACCGACGCTGCCAGACCGGCCAACGTCGCCACGAAGACGTTCACCATCAATGTCGTGCCGATGAGTGTTGCGACGTCGTCGCTTCCCGCAGCGCCGGTTGGCCGGACCTATTCGACGACGCTCAAGACGTCTGGTGGCAAGCCGACGTTGAAATGGGTCATCACCTCTGGTGCCTTGCCCGCCGGGCTGAAGTTGGCCAGCGGCGGCCAGATCACGGGGGTGCCGACGACCGTGGGCACGTCGACGTTCACGGTGCTCGTGACCGACGCCGCGGTGCCGCACGGGACGGCGAGCGCGACGTTGTCGCTGACCGTCACCCCGATGTCGATCGTCACGACCAGCCTTCCCGCGGGCACGGCGAAGAGGTACTACACCACCAAGCTCGCGTTCAGCGGCGGCAAGGGCACCCTGGTCTCCACGATCTCGGCCGGCGCACTCCCGCCCGGCGTGCGCCTGGCCACCAGCGGCACGATCTCTGGCACGCCGACGGCGGCAGGTACGTACACCTTCACCGTGAGCGTCCGCGACGCCTCGACGCCCGCGAACGTCGCCACCAGGACGTTGACCCTCACGATCGGCTGA
- a CDS encoding CpaF family protein, producing MESSTSALSDRVRDLVRQRRIDPRTDAVSVRQAALDVIAEHESRSLTGAVRSLDEPELVIGQIVADVSGFGPLQQFLDDDTVEEIWINDPSRVFIARGGRHELTSLILTAEQVRELVERMLSSSGRRLDISQPFVDAMLPGGHRLHVVLDGISRGFAAVNIRKFVARAHSLTDLVALGTLDEQSAAFLDASVIAGLNIVVSGGTQAGKTTLLNCLAASIPGSQRLVSVEEVFELQCGHPDWVAMQTRQAGLEGTGEISLRVLVKEALRMRPSRIIVGEVRAAECLDLLLALNAGLPGMASIHANSARQALVKMCTLPLLAGDNIGSRFVVPTVASSVDLVVHTGIDADGSRAVREIVAVTGRVENDLIESEPVFVRRAGRLERGHGVPFRRDAYEQVGIDLDDVLGVGRWVP from the coding sequence GTGGAATCGTCGACGTCGGCCCTGTCCGACCGCGTGCGCGATCTCGTGCGCCAACGCCGCATCGACCCGCGCACCGACGCGGTGTCCGTACGCCAGGCAGCCCTCGACGTCATCGCGGAGCACGAGTCCCGCAGCCTGACCGGCGCCGTACGCTCGCTCGACGAGCCGGAGCTCGTGATCGGCCAGATCGTCGCCGACGTGTCCGGGTTCGGGCCGCTGCAGCAGTTCCTCGACGACGACACGGTCGAGGAGATCTGGATCAACGATCCCTCCCGCGTCTTCATCGCACGCGGCGGCCGGCACGAGCTGACCTCGTTGATCCTCACCGCCGAGCAGGTCCGCGAGCTCGTCGAGCGCATGCTGAGCTCCTCGGGCCGGCGCCTCGACATCAGCCAGCCGTTCGTCGATGCGATGCTGCCCGGCGGCCACCGCCTGCATGTCGTGCTCGACGGCATCTCGCGAGGCTTCGCCGCCGTCAACATCCGCAAGTTCGTCGCACGCGCCCACTCGCTCACAGATCTCGTCGCGCTCGGCACCCTCGACGAGCAGAGTGCCGCGTTCCTCGATGCGAGCGTCATCGCCGGCCTCAACATCGTCGTCTCCGGGGGTACGCAGGCCGGCAAGACGACCCTGCTCAACTGCTTGGCCGCGTCCATCCCGGGATCCCAGCGGCTCGTCTCGGTCGAAGAGGTCTTCGAGCTGCAGTGCGGGCACCCGGACTGGGTGGCGATGCAGACACGACAGGCGGGGCTCGAGGGTACGGGCGAGATCTCGCTGCGCGTCCTCGTCAAGGAGGCGCTGCGCATGCGGCCGTCCCGGATCATCGTCGGCGAGGTCAGGGCCGCCGAGTGCCTCGACCTGTTGCTCGCGCTCAACGCCGGGCTGCCCGGCATGGCCAGCATCCACGCCAATTCTGCGCGGCAAGCACTGGTCAAGATGTGCACGCTCCCGCTGCTCGCCGGCGACAACATCGGTTCGAGGTTCGTCGTCCCGACCGTCGCCTCGTCGGTCGACCTCGTGGTCCACACGGGCATCGACGCCGACGGGTCCCGCGCCGTCCGCGAGATCGTCGCGGTGACCGGCCGGGTCGAGAACGACCTCATTGAGTCCGAGCCGGTGTTCGTACGCCGCGCGGGCCGGCTCGAGCGTGGACACGGCGTGCCGTTCCGCCGTGACGCCTACGAACAGGTCGGCATCGACCTCGACGATGTGTTGGGGGTCGGTCGATGGGTGCCCTGA
- a CDS encoding type II secretion system F family protein, which produces MGALIGLMAGTGLLLIGWALAEPGWRPARRSARRTSRLADLLARAGVEGVSPAQVVGMCVVAFVLGAVVLTAASGVPAIGVIFGLMAGAVPIAILRGRAERRAGEHAALWPDAVDNLSSAVRAGLSLPEALMQLGERGPEGLRAPFGQFGRDYQATGRFHDSLDLLKARLADPVGDRVIEALRIAREVGGGDLGRMLRSLSGFLRDDLRTRGELESRQSWTVNGARLAVAAPWGVLLFMCLQQDVVERFATTTGLIVLVSGAVLCVVAYRLMLWIGRLPTEKRILA; this is translated from the coding sequence ATGGGTGCCCTGATCGGCTTGATGGCCGGCACCGGCCTGCTGCTGATCGGCTGGGCGCTTGCCGAGCCTGGTTGGCGGCCGGCTCGTCGCAGTGCGCGGCGCACCAGTCGCCTCGCTGACCTGCTGGCACGCGCTGGTGTCGAAGGCGTCTCCCCGGCACAGGTCGTCGGCATGTGCGTCGTGGCCTTCGTGCTCGGGGCCGTGGTCCTGACCGCAGCCTCGGGCGTACCTGCGATCGGGGTCATCTTCGGCCTGATGGCAGGTGCCGTACCCATCGCGATCCTGCGTGGACGAGCCGAGCGACGAGCCGGCGAGCACGCCGCCCTGTGGCCCGACGCCGTCGACAACCTCTCGTCCGCCGTACGTGCCGGGCTCTCGTTGCCAGAGGCCTTGATGCAGCTGGGGGAGCGCGGCCCCGAGGGTCTCCGAGCGCCGTTCGGCCAGTTCGGCCGCGACTACCAGGCCACCGGACGCTTCCACGACTCCCTCGATCTGCTCAAGGCGCGGCTGGCCGATCCGGTGGGGGACCGGGTCATCGAGGCGCTCCGCATTGCACGCGAGGTCGGTGGCGGTGACCTCGGACGCATGCTGCGGTCGCTCTCGGGCTTCCTGCGCGACGACCTCCGTACGCGCGGAGAGCTCGAGTCGCGCCAGTCCTGGACCGTCAACGGTGCGCGCCTCGCGGTGGCTGCTCCCTGGGGCGTCCTGCTGTTCATGTGCCTGCAGCAGGACGTCGTCGAACGCTTCGCGACAACCACGGGACTGATCGTGCTCGTCAGTGGTGCGGTTCTCTGTGTCGTGGCCTATCGGCTCATGCTCTGGATCGGCCGGCTGCCCACCGAGAAGCGGATCCTGGCGTGA
- a CDS encoding type II secretion system F family protein has protein sequence MTGAMIGLLLSSGLLLVASGWARTRRPSLDQRLSPYLRDVHPYAVVPGRSHGVVDAVFGPSVRRAGQVVGDLVGGSASVSRRLVRLGSTMTVEDFRIQQVLWGATGLAGAVGISALLWSERDTGVPVLLVICVIGFVSGVLMCDNHLSGRVKAHEQELQAEFPVVADLLALAVAAGESPVAGLERIMKVCHGALSDELARVVADIRTGTAMAQAFDGLAARTGVTSIARFAEGLAIAVERGTPLVDVLHAQAADVREAGRRELMEAGGRKEVAMMVPVVFLILPVTIVFAFYPGYIGLHLTSGM, from the coding sequence GTGACCGGGGCGATGATCGGGTTGCTGCTCTCCAGCGGTCTTCTCCTGGTCGCTTCCGGCTGGGCGCGCACGAGACGACCGTCGCTCGACCAACGGTTGAGTCCCTACCTGCGCGACGTCCATCCGTACGCCGTCGTGCCCGGCCGGTCCCACGGTGTCGTGGACGCGGTGTTCGGACCGTCGGTGCGCCGAGCCGGGCAGGTCGTGGGTGACCTCGTCGGCGGTTCCGCGAGCGTGTCGCGACGCCTCGTACGGCTGGGGTCGACCATGACGGTCGAGGACTTCCGCATCCAGCAGGTGCTGTGGGGCGCGACCGGGCTCGCCGGCGCGGTCGGCATCTCGGCGCTGCTGTGGTCCGAGCGGGACACGGGCGTCCCGGTGCTGCTCGTCATCTGCGTGATCGGCTTCGTGAGCGGCGTCCTGATGTGCGACAACCACCTGTCCGGCCGGGTGAAGGCTCACGAGCAGGAGCTGCAGGCGGAGTTCCCGGTGGTCGCCGACCTTCTGGCCCTCGCAGTGGCTGCAGGCGAGAGCCCCGTCGCCGGGCTCGAACGCATCATGAAGGTCTGCCACGGCGCCTTGTCCGACGAGCTGGCCCGAGTCGTCGCCGACATCCGTACCGGGACCGCCATGGCGCAGGCGTTCGACGGCCTTGCCGCGCGCACTGGCGTCACGAGCATCGCGCGATTCGCCGAAGGCCTGGCCATCGCGGTCGAACGCGGCACGCCGCTCGTCGACGTGCTGCACGCCCAGGCGGCGGACGTACGCGAAGCCGGTCGGCGCGAGCTGATGGAGGCGGGCGGTCGCAAGGAGGTCGCGATGATGGTGCCGGTCGTGTTCCTGATCCTTCCGGTGACCATCGTCTTCGCGTTCTATCCCGGCTACATCGGACTCCACCTGACCTCAGGTATGTAG
- a CDS encoding TadE/TadG family type IV pilus assembly protein, with protein MGRATRERGAAVVDFVLIMVLLVPLVLGVAQVALVLHVRNTAAAAASEGARSAAPLGATPADGAARTRAMIREALADRYADDVTATRTSIGGMPGTEVVVRARVPALGLFGPSVPITVRGHAVSDVEP; from the coding sequence ATGGGCCGGGCCACTCGCGAGCGCGGGGCGGCAGTCGTCGACTTCGTGCTCATCATGGTGCTGCTCGTCCCGCTGGTGCTCGGGGTGGCACAGGTGGCGCTCGTGCTGCACGTCCGCAACACGGCTGCGGCGGCAGCGTCCGAGGGCGCCCGGTCTGCCGCCCCGCTCGGAGCCACGCCCGCTGACGGCGCGGCGCGCACCCGCGCCATGATTCGCGAGGCGCTCGCCGACCGTTACGCCGATGACGTGACCGCGACTCGCACGTCGATCGGCGGGATGCCGGGCACCGAGGTCGTCGTACGTGCTCGTGTCCCAGCGCTCGGCCTCTTCGGGCCTTCGGTCCCGATCACCGTGCGTGGCCACGCGGTGAGCGACGTCGAACCATGA
- a CDS encoding pilus assembly protein TadG-related protein: MKREDGQITVMTIGFFVFLGLMAVVVVNSSAAFLQRQQLDNVADGAALAAADGLSQADFYRRGEVTLDDAEARRLIGEYVSGDGIRVVAVRTDGDQVHVRLERTVSLAIAPPGWTSRTTIVSEATSQLRLGD, encoded by the coding sequence GTGAAGCGTGAGGACGGCCAGATCACGGTCATGACGATCGGGTTCTTCGTCTTCCTCGGCCTGATGGCGGTCGTGGTGGTGAACTCCTCGGCCGCCTTCCTCCAGCGCCAGCAGCTCGACAACGTCGCCGACGGTGCCGCGTTGGCCGCTGCGGACGGACTGAGCCAGGCCGACTTCTACCGGCGCGGCGAGGTCACGCTCGACGACGCCGAGGCGCGGCGGTTGATCGGCGAGTACGTCTCGGGTGACGGCATCCGGGTCGTCGCCGTCCGCACCGATGGTGACCAGGTCCATGTACGCCTGGAGCGCACCGTGAGCCTCGCCATAGCCCCGCCGGGCTGGACGTCGCGGACGACGATCGTCTCCGAGGCGACCTCGCAGCTCCGGCTCGGCGACTAG
- a CDS encoding PPOX class F420-dependent oxidoreductase, protein MIDPEVREVLDGTSTAHLATILPDGAPHSVPVWVGTEGERVAILTGPETLKARNLRRDPRVALSLTPVDNPFHPILIRGRVVEWLEGDAAWEVVDRIAQKYIGQPYGRDAERVVALIEPVRQIAGRNG, encoded by the coding sequence ATGATCGACCCCGAAGTCCGCGAGGTCCTCGACGGCACCTCGACCGCCCACCTCGCCACGATCCTGCCCGACGGCGCTCCACACTCGGTGCCGGTCTGGGTCGGGACCGAGGGCGAGCGCGTCGCGATCCTCACCGGCCCGGAGACCCTCAAGGCCCGCAACCTGCGGCGAGACCCCCGCGTGGCACTGTCGTTGACTCCGGTCGACAACCCGTTCCACCCGATCCTCATCCGTGGCCGGGTCGTCGAGTGGCTCGAGGGCGACGCCGCGTGGGAGGTCGTCGACCGGATCGCGCAGAAGTACATCGGTCAGCCGTACGGGCGCGACGCCGAACGGGTCGTCGCCCTCATCGAGCCCGTACGCCAGATCGCCGGCCGCAACGGCTAG
- a CDS encoding dihydrofolate reductase family protein, protein MSKVFTAMSVSVDGFVTGRDARPGHGLGDGAALFDWFFTGDVPSRMFSGFRLSEASAPMFESMAERVGATVAGRKTYDDSEQFGNDGAPHPTAPLFVLSHRLAPDMGERQTLVTTGIEDAIAAAKGVAGDKDVALMGGGIVTEALKAGLVDELVLNQVPILLGAGRLFFQELPAHIQLRLIEAVPAPGVTHLHYEVQR, encoded by the coding sequence ATGAGCAAGGTCTTCACCGCCATGTCGGTCTCGGTCGATGGCTTCGTCACCGGGCGCGACGCGCGCCCCGGGCACGGACTCGGGGACGGCGCCGCACTCTTCGACTGGTTCTTCACCGGGGACGTCCCCAGCCGGATGTTCAGCGGCTTCAGGCTGAGCGAGGCCAGCGCGCCGATGTTCGAATCCATGGCCGAACGCGTGGGCGCCACGGTCGCCGGGCGCAAGACGTACGACGACTCCGAGCAGTTCGGCAACGACGGTGCACCGCACCCGACCGCTCCCCTGTTCGTCCTGAGCCATCGGCTCGCCCCTGACATGGGCGAGCGCCAGACGCTCGTCACCACGGGGATCGAGGACGCGATCGCTGCGGCCAAGGGTGTCGCCGGCGACAAGGATGTCGCCCTGATGGGCGGCGGCATCGTGACCGAAGCCCTCAAGGCCGGGCTGGTCGACGAGCTCGTGCTCAACCAGGTCCCGATCCTGCTCGGCGCCGGTCGGCTGTTCTTCCAGGAGCTGCCTGCGCACATCCAGCTGCGCCTGATCGAGGCCGTGCCCGCCCCCGGCGTGACGCACCTCCACTACGAGGTGCAGCGATGA
- a CDS encoding helix-turn-helix domain-containing protein, which produces MQRTDFGAMACSIARTLDVIGEPWSPLILRDVWVGMNRFEQLQADLGISRKVLTERLNHLVEHGVLERRPYDNRPRHEYHLTEKGTELIDVLMVMVRWGDTWLAGEAGPPVLYRHHACGEISSVDLRCSGCGEPMHADDIDVEAGPGAAA; this is translated from the coding sequence ATGCAACGTACGGACTTCGGCGCCATGGCTTGCTCCATCGCGCGCACCCTCGACGTCATCGGCGAGCCCTGGTCGCCGTTGATCCTGCGTGACGTATGGGTCGGCATGAACCGGTTCGAGCAGCTCCAGGCCGACCTCGGCATCTCCCGCAAGGTGCTGACGGAGCGGCTCAACCACCTCGTCGAGCACGGCGTCCTGGAGCGCCGGCCGTACGACAACCGCCCGCGCCACGAGTACCACCTGACGGAGAAGGGCACCGAGCTGATCGACGTCCTGATGGTCATGGTGCGATGGGGTGACACATGGTTGGCCGGCGAGGCCGGTCCGCCGGTGCTCTACCGCCACCACGCGTGCGGCGAGATCAGCAGCGTCGACCTGCGCTGCTCCGGCTGCGGAGAGCCGATGCACGCGGACGACATCGACGTGGAGGCCGGCCCGGGAGCCGCTGCCTAG
- a CDS encoding carboxypeptidase regulatory-like domain-containing protein — protein sequence MKHLVRTSALLTLLVALLTLGLVVPSTAATSTGYVKGVVTLDGAPLKGATIELYYKGDDGYEGPKLAVDTTDSKGAYSFTINVNGLYGPADYLGHTILIKDSQHRIVATSRSFTGLAGKTVTRNATVTKAATITGSVKRGDGVSTQNLRVNVFGPSKSIDPDRDLPLAYDEVVSVASDGSFALYGLPAGDYNLGFTDAGKTYFPQCYDSAPFSQFCEDATVVHVDTGQKLGTNPQVMTTKGSRIAGTVTDTSGRPIAGAYVIVETDKGDFDSKSTSTGAFKIGPLTDGTYELDVNAPSPWVSAGAVASVDVAGKDVQGVQIKLKSKAFLTATITPGKGTATTAFKVIRRATGMPAGGSVTVSWQSIAKTVKLVNGKGTVKLTGLPKGRRKITFTFSGSSSTAPVTNVVATTVK from the coding sequence ATGAAGCACCTGGTCCGTACGTCAGCCCTGCTGACGCTGCTCGTCGCACTACTGACACTGGGACTGGTCGTGCCCAGCACGGCCGCGACCTCGACCGGCTACGTGAAGGGCGTCGTCACCCTCGACGGCGCGCCGCTCAAGGGCGCGACGATCGAGCTCTACTACAAGGGCGACGACGGCTACGAGGGACCCAAGCTGGCCGTCGACACGACCGACAGCAAGGGCGCCTACTCGTTCACGATCAACGTCAACGGCCTCTACGGGCCGGCCGACTACCTTGGCCACACGATCCTCATCAAGGATTCGCAGCACCGGATCGTCGCCACGTCCCGCTCGTTCACGGGTCTTGCGGGCAAGACCGTCACGCGCAACGCCACGGTCACGAAGGCGGCGACCATCACGGGGTCGGTCAAGCGCGGCGACGGCGTGTCGACACAGAATCTGCGCGTGAACGTCTTCGGCCCGTCCAAGTCGATCGACCCCGACCGTGACCTGCCTTTGGCCTACGACGAGGTGGTCTCTGTGGCCTCGGACGGCTCGTTCGCCCTCTACGGACTGCCCGCAGGCGACTACAACCTCGGGTTCACCGATGCGGGCAAGACGTACTTCCCGCAGTGCTACGACAGCGCTCCCTTCTCGCAGTTCTGTGAGGACGCCACCGTGGTCCACGTCGACACCGGGCAGAAGCTGGGCACGAACCCCCAGGTGATGACCACCAAGGGCAGCCGCATCGCGGGCACGGTCACCGACACCTCCGGCCGACCCATCGCGGGCGCCTACGTCATTGTCGAAACCGACAAGGGCGACTTCGACAGCAAGTCCACGTCGACCGGAGCCTTCAAGATCGGTCCGCTGACCGACGGCACGTACGAGCTCGATGTCAATGCCCCGTCCCCGTGGGTGTCGGCCGGCGCTGTGGCCTCGGTGGACGTCGCCGGCAAGGACGTCCAGGGAGTGCAGATCAAGCTCAAGTCCAAAGCCTTCCTCACGGCGACGATCACGCCCGGCAAGGGCACCGCCACGACCGCCTTCAAGGTCATCCGCCGGGCAACTGGCATGCCGGCCGGCGGCTCCGTCACGGTGAGCTGGCAGTCGATCGCCAAGACGGTCAAGCTCGTCAACGGCAAGGGCACCGTGAAGCTGACGGGACTGCCGAAGGGCCGGCGGAAGATCACGTTCACCTTCTCCGGCTCGTCCTCCACCGCGCCAGTCACCAACGTCGTCGCCACGACGGTGAAGTAG
- a CDS encoding HIT family protein encodes MTSDCLFCGIIAGTTPATIVLETDDVVGFLDVRPVFKGHTLLVPREHVVTLSDLPEALIVPLFGTAQRVADAVTSGLGAQGTFVAMNNVVSQSVAHLHVHVVPRTKGDGLRGFFWPRTKYADGEAEEYAAKLRAALEA; translated from the coding sequence ATGACTTCCGACTGCCTGTTCTGCGGGATCATCGCCGGCACGACTCCGGCGACGATCGTCCTGGAGACCGATGACGTCGTCGGGTTCCTCGACGTACGGCCGGTGTTCAAGGGGCACACGCTGCTGGTGCCTCGCGAGCACGTCGTGACGCTGTCCGACCTGCCCGAGGCACTGATCGTGCCGCTCTTCGGCACGGCTCAACGCGTCGCCGACGCCGTCACATCGGGCCTCGGTGCGCAGGGCACGTTCGTCGCGATGAACAACGTCGTCTCGCAGAGCGTCGCGCACCTCCACGTGCACGTCGTGCCTCGTACGAAGGGCGACGGCCTGCGCGGGTTCTTCTGGCCTCGTACGAAGTACGCGGACGGTGAGGCCGAGGAGTACGCCGCCAAGCTGCGGGCAGCCCTCGAGGCCTGA
- a CDS encoding DUF5302 domain-containing protein, which produces MAESEGTDNKSDMKAKFREALEKKKGKHHATAEGAEHDGSEKSHGANGPTQSPEFRRKSI; this is translated from the coding sequence ATGGCTGAATCAGAAGGCACCGACAACAAGTCCGACATGAAGGCCAAGTTCCGCGAGGCGCTGGAGAAGAAGAAGGGCAAGCACCACGCGACCGCCGAGGGCGCCGAGCACGACGGCAGCGAGAAGTCGCACGGAGCCAACGGTCCGACGCAGTCGCCCGAGTTCCGGCGCAAGAGCATCTGA
- the prfB gene encoding peptide chain release factor 2 produces the protein MVTPDFAEQTKALDATLTSIEKVLDLDSIRAEIATLQEEVGDPGLWDDQANAQRVTSRLSALQAEVERVTSLRGRLDDLEIMHEMAIEEDDASATAEVAAELVRIQKAIDSLEIRTLLSGEYDERDALVSIRSGAGGVDAADFALMLQRMYIRWAERHGYSVEVYDTSYAEEAGIKSTTFAVKAPYAYGTLSVEAGTHRLVRISPFDNQGRRQTSFAAVEVVPVLEETDEIDIPEEEIRVDVFRSSGPGGQSVNTTDSAVRLTHIPTGTVVSCQNEKSQLQNKASAMVILKAKLLALKKAEERAQLDELRGDVQASWGDQMRNYVLNPYQMVKDLRTEHETGNTQAVLDGEIDDFIEAGIRWRRNQSA, from the coding sequence GTGGTGACACCGGATTTTGCAGAGCAGACCAAGGCCCTCGACGCGACCCTGACGTCGATCGAGAAGGTCCTCGATCTCGACTCGATTCGCGCGGAGATCGCGACGCTCCAGGAGGAGGTCGGCGATCCCGGGCTGTGGGACGACCAGGCCAACGCCCAGCGTGTGACGAGCCGGCTCTCGGCGCTGCAGGCCGAGGTCGAACGTGTCACGAGCCTGCGCGGGCGCCTCGACGACCTCGAGATCATGCACGAGATGGCCATCGAGGAGGACGACGCCTCGGCCACGGCCGAGGTCGCCGCCGAGCTGGTGCGCATCCAGAAGGCGATCGACTCGCTCGAGATCCGCACCCTGTTGTCCGGTGAGTACGACGAGCGCGACGCCCTCGTGTCGATCCGCTCCGGCGCCGGTGGCGTCGACGCCGCCGACTTCGCCCTGATGCTCCAGCGCATGTACATCCGCTGGGCCGAGCGCCACGGCTACAGCGTCGAGGTCTACGACACGTCGTACGCCGAAGAAGCCGGCATCAAGTCGACGACGTTCGCGGTCAAGGCGCCCTATGCGTACGGAACGCTGTCGGTCGAGGCCGGCACCCACCGCCTCGTCCGCATCTCGCCGTTCGACAACCAAGGCCGCCGCCAGACGTCGTTCGCCGCCGTCGAGGTCGTGCCGGTGCTCGAGGAGACCGACGAGATCGACATCCCCGAAGAGGAGATCCGGGTGGACGTGTTCCGCTCGTCGGGCCCCGGCGGCCAGAGCGTCAACACGACCGACTCGGCCGTACGCCTGACGCACATCCCGACCGGCACGGTCGTCAGCTGCCAGAACGAGAAGAGCCAGCTGCAGAACAAGGCCAGCGCGATGGTGATCCTCAAGGCCAAGCTGCTGGCGCTCAAGAAGGCCGAGGAGCGCGCGCAGCTCGACGAGCTGCGCGGCGACGTGCAGGCGTCGTGGGGCGACCAGATGCGCAACTACGTCCTCAACCCGTACCAGATGGTCAAGGACCTGCGGACCGAGCACGAGACCGGCAACACGCAGGCCGTGCTCGACGGCGAGATCGACGACTTCATCGAGGCCGGCATCCGCTGGCGCCGAAACCAGTCTGCGTAG
- a CDS encoding sugar phosphate isomerase/epimerase, translating into MTRPITLFTGQWADLPFEEVARLASGWGYDGLEIACWGDHLDPWAAVEDPGYIQTRLDILERYNLKVYAISNHLKGQAVCDDPIDQRHQDILSARVWGDGDPEGVRQRAAEEMKHTARAARMLGVDTVIGFTGSSIWKYVAMFPPASEAMIAAGYQDFADRWNPILDVFDEEGVRFAHEVHPSEIAYDYWTTHAALDAIGHREAFGLNWDPSHFVWQDLDPLGFLWDFKDRIYHVDCKDAKKQTGNGRNGRLGSHLPWADPRRGWDFVSTGRGDVPWEACFRMLNTIGYDGPISVEWEDAGMDRLLGAPEALAFVKANLFDAPTAAFDAAFSSGD; encoded by the coding sequence ATGACTCGTCCGATCACGTTGTTCACCGGCCAGTGGGCCGACCTGCCGTTCGAGGAGGTCGCGCGCCTGGCCTCCGGCTGGGGCTACGACGGTCTCGAGATCGCCTGCTGGGGCGATCACCTCGACCCGTGGGCCGCTGTCGAGGACCCCGGCTACATCCAGACCCGGCTCGACATCCTCGAGCGTTACAACCTCAAGGTCTACGCGATCTCCAACCACCTCAAGGGTCAGGCGGTCTGCGACGACCCGATCGACCAACGGCACCAGGACATCCTCTCGGCGCGCGTGTGGGGCGACGGTGACCCTGAGGGCGTACGCCAGCGCGCCGCCGAGGAGATGAAGCACACCGCTCGCGCGGCCAGGATGCTCGGCGTCGACACCGTCATCGGGTTCACCGGCTCGTCGATCTGGAAGTACGTCGCGATGTTCCCGCCCGCGTCGGAGGCGATGATCGCCGCCGGCTACCAGGACTTCGCCGACCGCTGGAACCCGATCCTCGACGTGTTCGACGAGGAGGGTGTGCGCTTCGCGCACGAGGTGCACCCCAGCGAGATCGCGTACGACTACTGGACGACGCATGCCGCCCTCGACGCGATCGGTCACCGCGAGGCGTTCGGGCTCAACTGGGACCCGTCACACTTCGTCTGGCAGGACCTCGATCCCCTGGGCTTCCTGTGGGACTTCAAGGACCGGATCTACCACGTCGACTGCAAGGACGCCAAGAAGCAGACCGGCAACGGACGCAACGGCCGGCTCGGCTCCCACCTGCCCTGGGCCGACCCGAGGCGCGGCTGGGACTTCGTGTCGACGGGGCGTGGGGACGTGCCGTGGGAGGCGTGCTTCCGGATGCTCAACACGATCGGCTACGACGGACCCATCTCGGTGGAGTGGGAGGACGCCGGCATGGACCGCCTGCTCGGAGCGCCCGAGGCCCTGGCGTTCGTCAAGGCCAACCTGTTCGACGCCCCCACCGCAGCCTTCGACGCCGCCTTCAGCTCCGGGGACTAG